In one window of Gossypium hirsutum isolate 1008001.06 chromosome A01, Gossypium_hirsutum_v2.1, whole genome shotgun sequence DNA:
- the LOC107894983 gene encoding F-box protein At1g67340, whose protein sequence is MRTRRGISYPRAHVCLDDIVFERRDFAGDNMACRKRRRLSPGIAGKRDFFDVLPDDLVISILSKLSSTAACPSDFANVLIVCKRLNSLAVRPLVLSKASPKMFAIKAKSWSESAHRFLKNCADAGNAEACYTLGMILFYCLENRGSGASLMAKAAISSHAPALYSLAVIQFNGSGGSKNDKDLRAGVALCARAAFLGHIDALRELGHCLQDGYGVRQNVAKGRRFLVQANARELATVLSSAATSNNFTRSWLTWSPHPIPHPNPRHNHRHQAVPGCPLLSDFGCNVPAPEAHQSSKFLAEWFGARGGVPGPGLRLCSHVGCGRPETRKHEFRRCSVCGAVNYCSRACQALDWKLRHKAECAPVERWLDEEGDGGEGNGAVHGNDDVIAES, encoded by the exons ATGAGAACAAGGAGAGGGATTTCTTACCCCAGAGCCCATGTTTGTTTAGATGACATAGTTTTTGAAAGGAGGGATTTCGCCGGTGATAATATGGCTTGCCGGAAACGGCGAAGACTCTCGCCGGGTATTGCCGGAAAGAGAGATTTCTTTGATGTTTTGCCCGATGATCTTGTCATTTCTATTCTCTCCAAACTAAGCTCTACCGCGGCTTGCCCTTCCGATTTCGCCAACGTTTTGATTGT ATGCAAGAGATTGAATAGTTTAGCAGTTCGTCCTCTGGTATTGTCCAAAGCCTCTCCAAAAATGTTTGCCATTAAAGCCAAAAGCTGGTCGGAGTCAGCTCACAGGTTCTTGAAGAACTGCGCTGATGCCGGAAATGCTGAAGCTTGTTACACGCTCGGCATG ATTCTTTTCTACTGCTTAGAAAATCGAGGGAGTGGAGCCTCTCTTATGGCTAAGGCGGCGATTAGCTCCCACGCGCCAGCGCTTTACTCCTTAGCTGTGATTCAATTCAATGGCAGCGGCGGTTCCAAAAACGACAAGGATCTTAGAGCCGGTGTGGCCTTGTGCGCTCGTGCTGCTTTTCTTGGCCACATCGACGCCCTCCGTGAGCTCGGTCACTGCCTACAGGACGGGTACGGCGTTCGACAAAACGTCGCCAAGGGCCGTCGGTTTCTTGTCCAAGCCAACGCCCGAGAGCTAGCGACGGTTTTATCATCAGCGGCTACTTCTAACAACTTTACGCGGTCTTGGCTCACGTGGAGCCCACACCCCATCCCGCATCCTAACCCTCGCCATAACCACCGTCATCAGGCCGTGCCGGGATGCCCGTTGCTGAGCGATTTTGGATGCAATGTGCCGGCTCCCGAGGCGCATCAGTCTAGCAAGTTCTTAGCAGAGTGGTTCGGGGCTCGGGGCGGGGTACCAGGCCCGGGCTTGAGGTTATGCTCCCACGTCGGTTGTGGGAGGCCGGAAACAAGAAAGCACGAGTTTCGGAGGTGTTCCGTTTGTGGGGCTGTGAATTACTGCTCACGCGCTTGCCAAGCGCTTGATTGGAAGCTGCGCCACAAAGCCGAGTGCGCGCCAGTAGAGCGATGGCTTGATGAAGAAGGCGATGGTGGCGAGGGTAACGGTGCGGTACATGGGAACGATGACGTCATCGCCGAAAGTTAA
- the LOC107894984 gene encoding REF/SRPP-like protein At1g67360 has translation MEKEVEFEKKKHGLKHIAFVRVAAIRTLVYVSNLYGYAKQNSGPLWSTVGTVEVAVAAIVGPVYEKYKDVPDHLLVFLDSKVDEASQKYDEHVPPAGKQMVNQAKYLVHMAAQKAHKLIDEARTNGARGALHYAATEYKQLVLVSSTKVWVKLNRSSAFHSVAEKIVPTASNLSDKYNCLVKDLSGKGYPVFAYLPLIPVGELRKAVKQAEAKDKAHVTADTRKSDSDSGSGSGSDSDSDSLALFYGAAAQAKDMVRLSS, from the exons ATGGAAAAG GAGGTAGAGTTTGAGAAAAAGAAGCACGGCCTGAAGCACATAGCTTTCGTGAGGGTGGCTGCGATCCGCACTCTGGTTTACGTCTCGAATCTTTACGGGTATGCTAAACAGAATTCTGGTCCGTTATGGTCCACCGTTGGGACTGTCGAGGTTGCTGTCGCCGCCATCGTTGGCCCCGTCTACGAGAAATATAAGGACGTTCCCGATCATCTTCTTGTTTTTCTTGATTCCAAG GTAGATGAGGCTTCACAGAAATATGACGAGCATGTCCCACCAGCGGGTAAGCAAATGGTGAACCAAGCCAAATATTTGGTTCACATGGCAGCACAAAAGGCTCACAAATTAATCGACGAGGCTCGAACCAACGGTGCGCGCGGCGCTTTGCACTACGCCGCGACCGAGTACAAGCAGCTGGTTCTGGTTAGCTCAACCAAGGTATGGGTAAAACTGAATCGCAGTTCTGCTTTCCACTCGGTTGCAGAGAAGATCGTTCCCACAGCTTCGAATTTGTCCGATAAGTATAACTGTTTGGTTAAAGACTTGAGCGGGAAAGGATATCCTGTGTTTGCGTATCTGCCATTGATTCCGGTTGGTGAGCTGAGAAAGGCTGTCAAGCAAGCTGAAGCCAAGGACAAAGCACATGTCACTGCCGACACTCGTAAATCGGATTCCGATTCTGGTTCGGGTTCGGGTTCCGATTCGGATTCAG ATTCACTAGCTTTGTTTTATGGCGCAGCTGCACAAGCAAAAGATATGGTCAGACTTTCCTCCTAG